One genomic window of Candidatus Didemnitutus sp. includes the following:
- a CDS encoding TonB-dependent receptor: MKRSLPIRALAALVSLACAVVAFGQNATGTIAGHVYNAVTKEYPRDAVVRVEGTELSTVSETSGYFSLPRVPAGEATITVTYLGLPPVSMKVTVIAGETTNQEIEVGTAPKTESVVQLQAFTVTAEKDGNAKALSRQKNSMNMSRSVASDAFGNITEGNVGEFLKFLPGVELEYVEADTRGPRIGGMSSEYASVTLDGKNIASADSFGQYVGFENSASGTANRSFGFDSISINSIESIELNRVTSAAMDANAPAGNINLKTKKAFDRKGRHFGATLSTVLNSQEFTLGATPGPGDRIGRKWRPNFNGYYSDIFLNNRLGVILNFQESNLYNEQYRVDHTYNRTPTATDTRPQVLTQVLLKDGPKWTNRGSYTATFDFRATPNLTLSLNALFSRYHAQFYNRQVTAIAGGTRATVPGDGVLSYGSSPTNLGSLQFGGGNGAKFTNTLTFSPSFEYRRENLRLDGSFTTSHSRNDYDNLAHKLVANTPVNNVTGIGFTATRSAPDAADWQITQTGGNDWTNLALQTNPRISDDNRQNTIDIKSGDVNARYTLPFRLPSFLQFGAKRTRNYQWARNSNDSDKWLYVGPGGGTTGSFGNYPSPFVLFQSGNQPGVTFTSINGGGAPAFPDRDTLGHLFSEHPEYFVRTLPTSATGSSTSGISLANYESGTYLNQPTYDVKETVTAGYLMGNTRIQKLILQGGVRYELTEIDSTELDPYSNQQVAAAGYPVTAAGAPNSTAAIDYKYSRPRVQRHGDYADYFPSATAKYAILPNLLFDIGWGKTIRRPDLGKISGTRQINDDALQINTPNPNLLPERSQKMAASLGYFFGSTGVNNLQLVASRNKVTNKTLQKTLTSEEYGNTDPNYDGYDFISYTSAPLPVTYSSLEYSYQQYLNFLPRFMQGTSLTASYTRTYVETPPSQVILGVIPHTLKGTLAHRNKWFNVSFSAIWQDDSGPYQAANRYQKRNTKCDLSGAIIINERLQFFFAGRNIFEAPHLLMEKSAGNPDVLFRYENYGTNWTFGIRGTF; the protein is encoded by the coding sequence ATGAAACGATCCCTACCCATCCGGGCGCTTGCTGCGCTCGTCTCCCTCGCCTGTGCGGTCGTCGCGTTCGGCCAGAACGCCACCGGCACGATCGCCGGTCACGTCTACAACGCCGTGACCAAGGAATATCCCCGCGACGCCGTCGTGCGCGTCGAGGGCACCGAGCTCTCGACCGTCTCCGAGACGAGCGGTTACTTCTCGCTTCCCCGCGTGCCGGCCGGTGAGGCGACGATCACCGTCACCTACCTCGGCCTGCCGCCGGTCTCGATGAAAGTCACCGTCATCGCCGGCGAGACCACGAATCAGGAAATCGAGGTCGGCACCGCTCCGAAGACCGAGAGCGTCGTGCAATTGCAGGCGTTCACCGTCACCGCCGAGAAGGACGGCAACGCCAAGGCCCTCTCGCGCCAGAAGAACTCGATGAACATGAGCCGCTCCGTCGCCTCCGACGCGTTCGGCAACATCACCGAGGGCAACGTCGGCGAGTTCCTCAAGTTCCTCCCCGGCGTCGAGCTCGAATACGTCGAGGCCGACACGCGCGGCCCGCGCATCGGCGGCATGAGCTCCGAATACGCCTCGGTCACGCTCGACGGCAAGAACATCGCCAGCGCCGACTCCTTCGGCCAATATGTCGGCTTCGAGAACTCCGCCTCCGGCACCGCGAACCGCTCCTTCGGCTTCGACAGCATCTCGATCAACAGCATCGAATCGATCGAGCTCAACCGCGTCACCAGCGCCGCGATGGATGCCAACGCGCCCGCCGGCAACATCAACCTGAAGACGAAAAAGGCCTTCGACCGCAAAGGCCGCCACTTCGGCGCCACGCTCTCCACCGTGCTGAACTCGCAGGAATTCACGCTCGGCGCCACGCCCGGACCCGGCGACCGCATCGGCCGCAAATGGCGCCCGAACTTCAACGGTTACTACTCCGACATCTTCCTGAACAACCGCCTCGGCGTCATCCTCAACTTCCAGGAATCGAATCTCTACAACGAGCAATACCGCGTCGACCACACCTACAACCGCACGCCCACCGCCACCGACACGCGCCCGCAAGTGCTCACGCAGGTGCTCCTGAAGGACGGCCCGAAATGGACCAACCGCGGCAGCTACACCGCCACGTTCGACTTCCGCGCCACGCCGAATCTCACCCTCTCGCTCAACGCCCTCTTCAGCCGCTACCACGCGCAATTCTACAACCGCCAGGTCACCGCCATCGCCGGCGGCACCCGCGCGACGGTCCCCGGCGACGGCGTGCTCTCCTACGGCTCCTCGCCCACCAATCTCGGCAGCCTTCAGTTCGGCGGCGGCAACGGCGCCAAGTTCACCAATACGCTCACCTTCTCGCCCAGCTTCGAATACCGCCGCGAGAACCTCCGCCTCGACGGCTCCTTCACCACGTCGCATTCGCGCAACGACTACGACAACCTCGCGCACAAACTCGTCGCCAACACCCCGGTGAACAACGTCACCGGCATCGGCTTCACCGCCACGCGCTCCGCCCCCGACGCGGCCGATTGGCAGATCACGCAGACCGGCGGCAACGATTGGACCAACCTCGCGCTCCAGACCAACCCGCGCATCTCCGACGACAACCGCCAGAACACGATCGACATCAAGTCCGGCGACGTGAACGCCCGCTACACGCTGCCGTTCCGCCTCCCGTCCTTCCTCCAGTTCGGCGCCAAGCGCACCCGCAACTACCAGTGGGCGCGCAACTCGAACGACTCCGACAAGTGGCTCTACGTCGGCCCCGGCGGCGGCACCACCGGCTCCTTCGGCAACTACCCGTCGCCCTTCGTGCTCTTCCAAAGCGGCAACCAGCCCGGCGTCACCTTCACCTCGATCAACGGCGGCGGCGCCCCGGCGTTCCCCGACCGCGACACGCTCGGCCACCTCTTCTCCGAGCACCCCGAGTATTTCGTCCGCACGCTCCCCACCAGCGCGACCGGCTCGTCCACCTCCGGCATCAGTCTCGCGAACTACGAATCCGGCACCTATCTCAACCAGCCGACCTACGACGTGAAGGAGACCGTCACCGCCGGCTACCTCATGGGCAACACGCGCATCCAAAAACTCATCCTCCAAGGCGGCGTGCGCTACGAGCTCACCGAGATCGACTCCACCGAACTCGATCCGTATTCCAACCAGCAGGTCGCCGCCGCCGGTTATCCGGTCACCGCCGCCGGCGCCCCGAACAGCACCGCGGCGATCGACTACAAGTATTCCCGCCCGCGCGTGCAGCGCCACGGCGACTACGCCGACTACTTCCCCAGCGCCACGGCCAAATACGCCATCCTCCCGAACCTCCTCTTCGACATCGGCTGGGGCAAAACCATCCGCCGCCCCGACCTCGGCAAGATCAGCGGCACGCGCCAGATCAACGACGACGCGCTCCAGATCAACACGCCCAACCCGAACCTGCTCCCCGAGCGCTCCCAGAAAATGGCCGCCTCGCTCGGCTACTTCTTCGGCAGCACCGGCGTGAACAACCTCCAGCTCGTCGCCAGCCGCAACAAGGTCACGAACAAGACGCTCCAAAAGACGCTCACCTCCGAGGAATACGGCAACACCGACCCGAACTACGACGGCTACGACTTCATCAGCTACACCAGCGCCCCGCTGCCCGTCACCTACAGCTCCCTCGAATACTCCTACCAGCAATACCTGAACTTCCTCCCGCGGTTCATGCAAGGCACCTCGCTGACCGCCTCCTACACGCGCACCTACGTCGAGACGCCGCCCTCGCAAGTCATCCTCGGCGTCATCCCGCACACGCTCAAAGGCACGCTCGCCCACCGCAACAAGTGGTTCAACGTCAGCTTCAGCGCGATCTGGCAGGACGACTCCGGACCGTATCAGGCCGCCAACCGCTACCAGAAGCGCAACACCAAGTGCGACCTCAGCGGTGCCATCATCATCAACGAACGGCTCCAGTTCTTCTTCGCCGGCCGCAACATCTTCGAAGCCCCGCACCTTCTGATGGAAAAGAGCGCCGGCAACCCCGACGTGCTCTTCCGCTACGAGAACTACGGCACGAACTGGACGTTCGGCATCCGCGGCACGTTCTAA
- a CDS encoding DUF374 domain-containing protein, whose product MINEVRGWRRAALWCVATLLRVWVRTLRYEVDAETAKRLSKSDVPAAIVLWHNRLFLSPEFFRRFRTQRRVYGLVSASKDGAWLAAFYRMIGIHPVRGSSSNLGREAARLLIERMRDGHDIGITPDGPRGPMYVVEPGVLVVTRRLNAPMVLLGAEFTRAKRLRSWDRLYVPWPFSRVKLRCTVLEPVRADGEKISAEDVRAALCAINPDVD is encoded by the coding sequence TTGATCAACGAAGTGCGCGGCTGGCGGCGCGCAGCGTTGTGGTGCGTGGCGACTTTGCTGCGCGTGTGGGTGCGCACGCTGCGTTACGAAGTAGATGCCGAGACGGCGAAGCGCCTCTCGAAGTCCGACGTGCCGGCGGCGATCGTGCTGTGGCACAACCGGCTGTTTCTCTCGCCGGAGTTCTTTCGGCGATTCCGCACGCAGCGGCGCGTCTACGGCCTCGTCAGCGCGAGCAAGGACGGTGCGTGGCTGGCGGCTTTTTATCGGATGATCGGCATCCATCCGGTGCGCGGCTCGAGCAGCAATCTCGGGCGTGAGGCGGCGCGGTTGTTGATCGAGCGGATGCGGGACGGGCACGACATCGGCATCACGCCGGATGGTCCGCGCGGTCCGATGTATGTGGTCGAACCGGGCGTGCTGGTCGTGACGCGGCGGCTGAACGCGCCGATGGTGCTGCTCGGCGCGGAGTTCACGCGCGCGAAGCGGTTGCGGAGCTGGGACCGGCTCTATGTCCCGTGGCCGTTCTCGCGGGTGAAATTGCGCTGCACGGTGCTCGAGCCGGTGCGCGCGGACGGAGAAAAAATCAGCGCGGAGGATGTCCGCGCTGCGTTGTGCGCGATCAATCCTGATGTGGACTGA
- a CDS encoding ferredoxin encodes MATLTDRLSYNVAGRFYVDSSCIDCDQCRVIAPDHFGRNEDTGTSFVVKQPVTDEEIAKCKEAIDSCATASIGDDGA; translated from the coding sequence ATGGCCACTCTCACTGATCGTCTCTCCTACAACGTCGCGGGTCGCTTCTATGTCGACTCGAGCTGCATCGACTGCGACCAGTGCCGCGTCATCGCCCCGGATCATTTCGGGCGCAACGAAGACACCGGCACGTCGTTCGTGGTGAAGCAGCCGGTCACCGACGAAGAGATCGCCAAGTGCAAGGAAGCGATCGATTCCTGCGCCACCGCCTCGATCGGCGACGACGGCGCGTAA
- a CDS encoding NADH-quinone oxidoreductase subunit A, with product MNGHPHAFLALFLGVAVAFPLLLLGVAQLWVRFFQPAKPNALKNAVYECGLPPQGESWIQFKAHYYLYAILFLIFDVEVLFLLPFAVAFTGLPAGALLAMLVFILLLAEGLVWAWARGHLNWK from the coding sequence ATGAACGGCCATCCCCACGCATTCCTGGCCCTCTTCCTTGGCGTCGCTGTCGCCTTCCCGCTTCTGCTTTTGGGTGTCGCCCAACTCTGGGTGCGGTTCTTCCAGCCCGCCAAGCCGAACGCCCTCAAGAACGCCGTCTACGAGTGCGGCCTGCCACCGCAGGGCGAATCCTGGATCCAGTTCAAGGCGCACTATTATCTCTACGCGATTCTCTTCCTGATCTTCGACGTCGAGGTGCTGTTCCTCCTGCCCTTCGCCGTCGCCTTCACCGGCCTGCCCGCGGGCGCGTTGCTCGCGATGCTGGTGTTCATCCTCCTCCTCGCCGAAGGCCTCGTGTGGGCCTGGGCCCGCGGCCACCTCAACTGGAAATGA
- a CDS encoding NADH-quinone oxidoreductase subunit B — MSDAPSTPTPTPFPAAGNISDAEREELRRHGILLTSLEELYNWGRANSIWPLQFGLACCAIEMIAAATARFDIARFGAEIFRPSPRQADLMIVSGTVTKKMAPNVVRLWNQMPEPKYCIAMGACAISGGPFKQGYNVLKGVDRFIPVDIYIPGCPPRPEALLNGLIELQKKIQTEKVAGPQAAKHLRSDVQSEFPVPEYGEHDIVPSKNPDVWSPPSLPRKA; from the coding sequence ATGAGCGACGCTCCCTCCACGCCAACTCCGACGCCGTTCCCGGCCGCCGGAAACATCTCCGACGCGGAACGCGAAGAGCTCCGCCGCCACGGCATCCTGCTCACCTCGCTCGAGGAGCTCTACAACTGGGGCCGCGCCAACTCCATCTGGCCGCTGCAGTTCGGCCTCGCCTGCTGCGCCATCGAGATGATCGCCGCCGCCACGGCGCGCTTCGACATCGCCCGCTTCGGTGCCGAGATCTTCCGCCCGTCGCCGCGCCAGGCCGACCTCATGATCGTCTCCGGCACCGTCACCAAGAAGATGGCGCCGAACGTCGTCCGCCTCTGGAACCAGATGCCGGAGCCGAAATACTGCATCGCCATGGGCGCGTGCGCGATTTCCGGCGGCCCCTTCAAGCAGGGCTACAACGTCCTCAAGGGCGTCGACCGCTTCATTCCGGTCGATATCTACATCCCCGGCTGCCCGCCGCGCCCCGAGGCGCTGCTCAACGGCCTGATCGAACTCCAAAAGAAGATCCAGACGGAGAAGGTCGCCGGCCCGCAGGCCGCGAAACACCTGCGCTCCGACGTGCAAAGCGAATTTCCGGTCCCCGAATACGGCGAGCACGACATCGTGCCCTCGAAAAATCCCGACGTGTGGTCGCCGCCGTCGCTCCCGCGCAAGGCCTGA
- a CDS encoding NADH-quinone oxidoreductase subunit C: METLEQIRDRIAARFPGAKVSIQLNPGAAAEHSLLIDSKLGREIALFLRDDAALQLDYCSNATGVDWLDKEIVDVKKTTVADPAGGPAKVVEEKTKRTEPGYLEAVYHLYSMALRHGPVVIRMRTGNRRDDVKLPSLTPVWKSCDFQEREIFDLYGIVFEGHPDLRRLLMWDEFKDHPMRKDYVSPDDFEYEPTPHDAVLARAKAHYPAPPPAAPATQPEVKP; this comes from the coding sequence ATGGAAACGCTCGAACAAATCCGCGATCGCATCGCCGCGCGCTTCCCCGGCGCCAAGGTCTCAATCCAGCTCAACCCCGGTGCCGCCGCCGAGCACTCGCTGCTCATCGACTCGAAGCTCGGCCGCGAGATCGCGCTCTTCCTCCGCGACGACGCCGCGCTGCAACTCGACTACTGCTCCAACGCCACCGGCGTCGACTGGCTCGACAAGGAAATCGTCGACGTGAAGAAGACCACCGTCGCCGATCCCGCCGGCGGTCCGGCCAAGGTCGTTGAAGAGAAAACCAAGCGCACCGAGCCCGGCTACCTCGAGGCCGTCTATCACCTTTACTCGATGGCGCTGCGTCACGGCCCGGTCGTGATCCGGATGCGCACCGGCAACCGCCGCGACGACGTGAAACTTCCCTCGCTGACGCCGGTGTGGAAATCCTGCGATTTCCAGGAGCGCGAAATCTTCGATCTCTACGGCATCGTCTTCGAGGGCCATCCCGACCTGCGCCGCCTGCTCATGTGGGACGAGTTCAAGGATCACCCGATGCGCAAGGACTACGTCTCGCCGGACGACTTCGAATACGAGCCGACCCCGCACGACGCCGTCCTCGCCCGCGCCAAGGCCCACTATCCCGCTCCGCCGCCTGCCGCACCCGCGACGCAACCGGAGGTGAAGCCATGA
- a CDS encoding NADH-quinone oxidoreductase subunit D, producing MSLSQFSNFTSHQGPTVRAVKDPFHGDLLEVSMGPQHPSTHGVFRMVATLDGEQIVKLKPVFGYLHRNHEKIAEGTSYLATMPYTDRLDYLCSMSTNWAYALAVEKLAGQTVPDRAQYLRVILAEMTRLVNHTCLVGFLFNDLGTSFTPLLYGFREREKFLDLFEALSGSRMMCNYQRFGGCRVDPTPEWIAAAQKLVADYPRFLDEWEQMLTGNEIMLARTQGIGVLDAKKAINAGITGPCLRASGYNYDLRKVDGYGFYPRFDFRVPLGEHGDTYDRYMLRILEMRESVKILEQAFRDLPAGPVMDPKAKIRGFRPKAGEAYGRIEGPKGELGFYLISDGTPNPYRYRVRPPTLINLTLLEEMCLGHTIADSVVILGSIDIVLGEVDR from the coding sequence ATGAGCCTCTCGCAATTTTCCAACTTTACCTCCCACCAAGGCCCGACCGTCCGCGCCGTGAAAGACCCGTTCCACGGCGACCTCCTCGAGGTCTCGATGGGACCGCAGCACCCGTCCACCCACGGCGTGTTCCGCATGGTCGCGACGCTCGACGGCGAGCAGATCGTGAAGCTGAAGCCCGTCTTCGGCTACCTGCACCGCAATCACGAGAAGATCGCCGAGGGCACGAGCTACCTCGCGACGATGCCCTACACGGACCGACTCGACTACCTCTGCTCGATGTCGACCAATTGGGCCTACGCACTCGCCGTCGAGAAGCTCGCCGGCCAAACCGTCCCCGACCGCGCGCAATACCTCCGCGTCATCCTCGCGGAGATGACGCGCCTGGTGAACCACACCTGCCTCGTCGGCTTCCTCTTCAACGACCTCGGCACCTCGTTCACGCCGCTGCTCTACGGCTTCCGCGAGCGCGAGAAGTTCCTCGACCTCTTCGAAGCGCTCAGCGGCTCGCGCATGATGTGCAACTACCAGCGCTTCGGCGGCTGCCGCGTCGACCCGACGCCCGAGTGGATCGCCGCCGCCCAGAAGCTCGTCGCGGATTATCCGCGCTTCCTCGACGAGTGGGAGCAGATGCTCACCGGCAACGAGATCATGCTCGCCCGCACGCAAGGCATCGGCGTGCTCGACGCGAAGAAGGCCATCAACGCCGGCATCACCGGCCCGTGCCTCCGCGCCTCCGGCTACAACTACGACCTGCGCAAGGTCGACGGCTACGGCTTCTACCCGCGCTTCGACTTCCGCGTCCCGCTCGGCGAACACGGTGACACCTACGACCGCTACATGCTCCGCATTCTCGAAATGCGCGAGTCGGTCAAAATCCTCGAGCAAGCCTTCCGCGATCTCCCCGCCGGCCCCGTCATGGACCCGAAGGCGAAGATCCGCGGCTTCCGCCCGAAAGCCGGCGAGGCCTATGGCCGCATCGAAGGCCCGAAGGGCGAACTCGGTTTCTATCTCATCAGCGACGGCACGCCGAATCCTTACCGTTACCGCGTCCGTCCGCCGACTCTCATCAACCTGACGCTGCTCGAGGAGATGTGCCTCGGCCACACCATCGCCGACTCCGTCGTCATCCTCGGCAGCATCGACATCGTCCTCGGAGAAGTGGACCGCTAA
- a CDS encoding 4Fe-4S dicluster domain-containing protein: protein MLGTGLLKGLAVTAKNFVGSYTTPERMVTVSYPEEKAPIGENYRSFPFLVCETPDDPMGTLRCVACQICEKECPPQCIYIEKSKDKKPDATGKQQFYPAIFDIDTSVCMSCGICAEVCPFDSIKMDKVFEVAPSNRFEGLLLKREQLAKSNAYYNEIRPAEASEVDTRLAADRKAAEEKAAAAAAAAAAKAAAAKAVPATPATPVGATPPSTPAPVAPATAVKPQPAPAPSASAPQPPAAS, encoded by the coding sequence ATGCTCGGCACCGGACTCCTCAAAGGCCTCGCCGTCACCGCGAAGAACTTCGTCGGCAGCTACACCACGCCCGAGCGCATGGTGACAGTTTCCTATCCCGAAGAAAAAGCGCCCATCGGCGAAAATTACCGCAGCTTCCCCTTCCTCGTCTGCGAGACGCCGGACGACCCGATGGGCACGCTGCGCTGCGTCGCCTGCCAAATCTGCGAGAAGGAATGCCCGCCGCAGTGCATCTACATCGAGAAATCGAAGGACAAGAAGCCCGACGCCACCGGCAAGCAGCAGTTCTATCCCGCGATCTTCGACATCGACACGTCCGTGTGCATGAGCTGCGGCATCTGCGCCGAGGTCTGCCCGTTCGACTCGATCAAGATGGACAAGGTCTTCGAGGTCGCGCCGTCGAACCGCTTCGAAGGACTCCTGCTCAAACGCGAGCAGCTCGCCAAGTCCAACGCCTACTACAACGAGATCCGGCCGGCCGAAGCCTCCGAGGTCGACACTCGCCTCGCCGCCGACCGCAAAGCCGCCGAAGAAAAGGCGGCAGCAGCCGCTGCGGCCGCTGCCGCCAAGGCCGCCGCCGCGAAGGCTGTGCCCGCAACTCCGGCGACCCCGGTTGGCGCCACTCCTCCTTCCACCCCCGCGCCCGTCGCCCCCGCCACTGCTGTTAAACCTCAACCCGCCCCCGCGCCCAGCGCGTCGGCCCCCCAGCCGCCCGCCGCCTCATGA